From the genome of Desmodus rotundus isolate HL8 chromosome 2, HLdesRot8A.1, whole genome shotgun sequence, one region includes:
- the TWIST2 gene encoding twist-related protein 2, with protein sequence MEEGSSSPVSPVDSLGTSEEELERQPKRFGRKRRYSKKSSEDGSPAPGKRGKKGSPSAQSFEELQSQRILANVRERQRTQSLNEAFAALRKIIPTLPSDKLSKIQTLKLAARYIDFLYQVLQSDEMDNKMTSCSYVAHERLSYAFSVWRMEGAWSMSASH encoded by the coding sequence ATGGAGGAGGGCTCCAGCTCGCCCGTGAGCCCCGTGGACAGCCTGGGCACCAGCGAGGAGGAGCTCGAGCGGCAGCCCAAGCGCTTCGGCCGGAAGCGGCGCTACAGCAAGAAGTCGAGCGAAGATGGCAGCCCGGCCCCGGGCAAGCGCGGCAAGAAGGGCAGCCCGAGCGCGCAGTCCTTCGAGGAGCTGCAGAGCCAGCGCATCCTGGCCAATGTGCGCGAGCGCCAGCGCACCCAGTCGCTCAACGAGGCCTTCGCCGCGCTGCGCAAGATCATCCCGACGCTGCCCTCGGACAAGCTCAGCAAGATCCAGACGCTGAAGCTGGCCGCCAGGTACATAGACTTCCTCTACCAGGTCCTGCAGAGCGACGAGATGGACAATAAGATGACCAGCTGCAGCTACGTGGCCCACGAGCGCCTCAGCTACGCCTTCTCCGTGTGGCGCATGGAGGGCGCGTGGTCCATGTCCGCCTCCCACTAG